From the Diceros bicornis minor isolate mBicDic1 chromosome 19, mDicBic1.mat.cur, whole genome shotgun sequence genome, one window contains:
- the FAM110A gene encoding protein FAM110A produces MPVDTLTPGARDSPAPPFRLRTKVPGYLLRRPADGGARKPSAVERLEADKAKYVKSLHVANTRQEPVQPLLSKQPLFSPGTRRTVLTPSRRALPGPGRRPQLDLDILSSLIDLCDSPVSPAEASRTPGRAEGARHPPPATPPRPPPSTAAVRRVDVLPLPASPARPCPSPGIAAASSLARPPGLQRSKSDLSERFSRAAADLERFFNFCGLDPEEARGLGVAHLARASSDIVSLAGPSAGPGSSEGGCSRRSSATVEERARERVPYGVSVVERNARVIKWLYGLRQARETPAAEG; encoded by the coding sequence ATGCCTGTGGACACGCTGACTCCCGGAGCCCGGGACAGCCCCGCCCCACCTTTCCGCCTGCGGACCAAGGTCCCCGGCTACCTGCTTCGGCGGCCAGCAGACGGTGGAGCTCGGAAACCTAGTGCCGTGGAGCGCCTGGAGGCCGACAAGGCCAAGTACGTCAAGAGCCTGCATGTGGCCAACACCCGCCAGGAACCTGTGCAGCCCCTGCTGTCCAAACAGCCGCTCTTCAGCCCTGGGACTCGCCGCACGGTGCTCACACCTAGCCGCAGGGCCCTACCTGGCCCCGGCCGCCGGCCCCAGCTGGACCTGGACATCCTTAGCAGCCTCATAGACTTGTGTGATAGTCCCGTGTCCCCTGCCGAGGCCAGCCGTACCCCTGGACGGGCAGAGGGAGCCCGCCACCCGCCCCCAGCCACCCCTCCACGCCCGCCGCCCAGCACGGCTGCGGTCCGCCGAGTGGATGTCCTTCCCCTGCCGGCCTCACCTGCCCGGCCCTGCCCGTCGCCAGGCATTGCTGCCGCCTCCAGCCTGGCCCGGCCCCCGGGTTTGCAACGCTCCAAGTCGGACCTGAGCGAGCGCTTCTCGCGGGCGGCTGCTGACCTTGAGCGGTTTTTTAACTTCTGCGGCCTGGACCCGGAGGAGGCACGGGGGCTGGGTGTGGCCCACCTGGCCCGGGCCAGCTCGGACATCGTATCCCTGGCGGGGCCCAGCGCTGGGCCGGGCAGCTCCGAGGGGGGCTGCTCGCGCCGCAGCTCCGCCACTGTGGAGGAGCGGGCCCGCGAGCGCGTCCCCTACGGCGTGTCGGTGGTGGAGCGCAACGCCCGCGTGATCAAGTGGCTGTACGGCTTGCGGCAAGCGAGGGAGACCCCAGCGGCCGAGGGCTAG